The genomic interval caccaccaccaccaccatcatcatcatcatcatcatcatcatcatcatcatcatcatcatcatcatcatcatcatcatcatcatcatcatcatcaccaccaccaccaccatcatcatcatcatcatcatcaccatcaacatcatcatcatcatcatcatcatcatcatcattatcatcatcatcatgatcgaaatactacttcttcttcttctactactactgctactgctactactactactactactactactactactactactactactactactactactgctactactactactactacttctactactactacaactactacgactaaaacaactattactaccactaccactgaTACTGCTGATAATTGTACCACAACCACCAACAAcgataaccaccaccaccaccactacttctactactactacttctactactattactactaacaACGAAGTGTGCCCGACTCAtttgataatgacgtcattttgacgTCAAGAAGTTATTATTTCAACGAAATTCTAAAGCTAACTTttgttcaaatgtaaacaaaatgacaaatatgcATAACATAAAAAAGATATTATTTTGACATCTACTGAAAGCAAATGATATATTggaattatttttatatacacatgaaaaataaaaatacgtCCATTACGGGAGGAAAGGGGAGGGAAAAGCAAGACTATGACGAGCCTCATAATGGGAAAGCTGATCCTTATGTTTATACATAAGAACCTTTCCGCTTATTGGATTGTTCGTTAAGAGGAAGTCTTTTCCGGACCAATATTAAATTTATACGGAGAGCGTCGTCCCTATTAGCttatgcggactacacaggctactctgaaatgacattttacgcacatgcatttatcccagAACGAGGcataaacaataacttaataatGCACAATTTGTATTCTCGAAGTGGCGTGCGCTGGGCGGGACTGGTTCCTCAACGGAAGTTGATAAAGTTGACAACCGGCCCACTTCCGGTCGATGTTGGCCCTACACCGCCGGGCTAGACAGATCGTCCATCTCTGCAAAGGtaaatggtcggtaattgaatagagcctgtcttatagaacatcatacgatacatatgtatggtcggtaattgaatagagtccgtcttaTCGAAcatcatacgatatatatgtatggtcggtaattgaatagagcccgtcatatagaacttcatacgatatatatgtatggcctgtaattgaatagagcccgtcttatagaacatcatacgatatatatttatagtcggtaattgaatagagcccgtcttatagagcaTCAAACGATACATATGTATGGTCAGTAATTGAAAAGAatccgtcttatagaacttcatacgatatatatgtatggtcggtaattgaaaagagcccgtcttatagaacttcatacggtatatatgtatggtcggtaattgaatagagtccgtcttatagaacttcatacgatatacaTGTATGATCGGTAATCGAATAGAGCCCGTCTtttagaacttcatacgatatatatgtatggtcggtaattgaatagagccggtcttatagaacttcatacgatctATATGTATGGTCCGTTATTGAATAGAGCCGGTCTTATAGAGCATCATACGATACAAAAGTATGggcggtaattgaatagagtccgtcttTTAGAACTTCaaacgatatatatgtatggccggtaattgaatagagctcgtcttatagaacttcatacgatctatatgtatggtcggtaataaaATAGAGCCcctcttatagaacttcatacgatatatatgtatggtcggtaattgaatagagcccgtcttatagaacttcatacgatatatatgtatggtcggtaattgaatagagtccgtcttatagaacttcatacgatacatatgtatggtccgttattgaatagagcccgtcttatagagcatcatacgatatatatgtatggtcggtaattgaacagagcccgtcttatagaacttcatacgatacatatgtatggtcggtaattgaacagagcccgtcttatagagcatcatacgatctatatgtatggtcggtaattgaatagagcccgtcttatagaacttcatacgatatatatgtatggtcggtaattgaatagagccggtcttatagaacttcatacgatctATATGTATGGTCCGttattgaatagagcccgtcttatagagcatcatacgatacatatgtatggtcggtaattgaatagagcccgtcttatagaacttcatacgatctATATGTATGGTCCGttattgaatagagcccgtcttatagagcaTCATACGATACATATGTATGGTCCGTTATTGAACAGAGTCCGTCTTATAGAGcatcatacgatatatatgtatggtcggtaattgaatagagcccgtcttatagaacttcatacgatatatatgtatcacaattatttaatttacgATAACCTCGAAGCAGTTTTCGATTAGCAAAAAGGATATAACTGATGCGATTACTTTAATATGTCAGAATGTAGGATTTGTCTCAATTTATTGAGCGAACTATGCAAACACTTAACTGAATTACGAATAAAGGTATTATAATTTTCAGctcaaaaatgcaattaatggaGACAATAGTGACATGTTTATTATAACAAATTTCACATtgctataaaaatatatttcctatAGAAGTGCAATAAAAAGTTTTTCACAATCACTACCCAGAAATTTTATTCTTGATCGCGATTTtcttaattaaacaaatactttGTTTTGGTAAAGTATCCGCTTCGACCATGCGCAGTTAGCTGACTTATCATATTTCAGCAGCCAGTCAGTCCTTTCCAATACCAGAAGTTACTCGCTCTTGGTTTCCGGCCCAGTACGCTCTTGCTGGACCCGGACTGCGTGTATGATGCCACCTGCCACCGCGTCTGTAGTACGCATGCACCGCGATCCCGGAAGGAGAGCCCACAGAAACCGGACGCACCTAGCGGGATCGTGGCACGGGGAGCTGTTGATCCTCagatgtaagtatcacgtgtcaTAAGTTAATGATTGATGTTCGCTATAAATCTTTCACACGGTATTCTTTTGGGTGTTTGTTTATCGTTTGTTCGCTCTCAGGTGCCAGCCTGTATGTTTAGATTACTTTTCCATCCATCGGGCGCTATATAGGAAATAGCACTGCACAAAAAACAATCTTCCCTTTTTCCCATCCCCGATGACATTTTACAATGCTCGTTCTGGGAATTCTAGGCTTAATGCATTCGccttaagtgtcattccagatttacctgtacagttcgcacaggctaagcagggaaaCCGCTTTCCGCCTtacctggattttcgttaagatgaCGCTTCCTATTACACAAATTTCCATTAAAGCGGATTGGATTTgctaaacacaaaaaacaacaacaaccgaaACATTCTAAACCGTTATACAGGCCAATTAACATATAttctataaaatttatattttatgatatttttgaaaataaaattaacaattttatgtaTACTCGCCAAACAAAATAGATGCAATGCTTTAACTAATTCAGTTCCAAATGAATAGCAAATGTGTCAGATAGTAATAACCTTAAACAAGCGTTATTATATGAAAAATGGCGACCCCTGTCAACGATGACgccttgttatttcaataataattaatgataaaCTCATGTAAAAAGTCGTTTTTTgagcacaatttttttttaagtagctTTACCTATTAAAGGAAATGCATAAGATTATTTTTCACTTACAACGCAATTATTTGAAACTAAcgcaaaattatttgaaattaacgCAGTGTTTTTGTCACGCGTTTCCATGTAATATGTTTACCTCATTTTAATAAATGTCCGCCCCTTCAAATTGTATGATCGTTTTCTTCTTCAATAATTAAGCTACGTAACTATGTTTTTCACGCTGTTTTCTGCCTCTTAAGCCGGTCCAGCCCTCTTGGTTTCAGTGACGCGGCAACGCCGGATGATCTAGCTGGCCAGGACGCCAATgtcatgcgcagtgacaacatcgaccggatcgctCCAAGTCTGCACATTCGCAGTGACgacatcgaccggatcgccccaagtctgcacatgcacagtgacaacatcgacaggaccgccccaagtctgcacatgcgcagtgacaacatcgaccggatcgccccgagtctgcacatgcgcagtgacacacCACCTAGTCGTCCGAACACCGCAGTTTTCAGTTTCCGGAGCAACGAAAACGTGTCCCACTCGaaggtaaaaaataattaagactCCACTTACACGACCGCATCTTTTTAACATTGTATGTCCAGTTTTTGATAATGTTCTCCAACAACGTAACTTATTTAGTCCTGTAATATTgctgaaaaaaagaatttaagttGTATCTACCAGCTACTGATGATACTTTAAGtgatgctcgattggtcaatTTAGACTGCACCCGAGTATCATTCCCGCTTTAAATCCGACGCGCTACGGAATACTaaacaaaattatctttgaagaAAAACTCAATATGCCTTTAAGGCAGGAGTATCGATAATATAATGgctgtttttcaaaatattgacataaatatgaacatcattaatatttaaaatatagcgGACAACGATCAATTTAGCGTTCGAATTCCCGTGTGCGAGTTACTATATTCACCGTATCCGGggttcatttaagtatacttaagcgtacccggggtacagttaagtagtacccgagcatAAGTGAcacaaatcataaaatgtattaaaattgcaAAGACGCACCTTGATAAAATTATATCCTTCATAACGagtaaataataattgtataattataaactaCATAAGTACTAGCCACGGatcgtatattgacaggagttgaatcgagtatttgacccttactgtagtaaattaaattgtatgcaaAAACTAACCATCCGAGTTTATTGGTTTAAAcattatcttgttgcttattaattcttctttaaaaaatataacttttagtatatttccgttgttatttatggatttatagcgcgttaaacacaaaaaataaacatttatgttttacccccgcgcgtttaaccgtgtcgtaacttagtcacgtgactggtagctatcgattagagcacatcgaagcgccgaggttatacatttggaTGAACccatatatcattagaaagcctacgtttcgTAGCTTtc from Dreissena polymorpha isolate Duluth1 chromosome 1, UMN_Dpol_1.0, whole genome shotgun sequence carries:
- the LOC127865365 gene encoding uncharacterized protein LOC127865365, with the protein product MVTKLGMFCQRVPLSDGATDVVGTSVGISVLCADSCEWRALGGTGSSTEVDKVDNRPTSGRCWPYTAGLDRSSISAKQPVSPFQYQKLLALGFRPSTLLLDPDCVYDATCHRVCSTHAPRSRKESPQKPDAPSGIVARGAVDPQIRSSPLGFSDAATPDDLAGQDANVMRSDNIDRIAPSLHIRSDDIDRIAPSLHMHSDNIDRTAPSLHMRSDNIDRIAPSLHMRSDTPPSRPNTAVFSFRSNENVSHSKQPAYPVILLLLRLPLLLLLLV